A genomic segment from Nicotiana sylvestris chromosome 1, ASM39365v2, whole genome shotgun sequence encodes:
- the LOC138874574 gene encoding uncharacterized protein, producing the protein MVFFGFRRLCVPNVDGLRERILEEAHSSRYSIHLGATNMYRDLRQHYWWWRMKKDIVEYVVRCLNRQQVKLTKSAHFIPVATTYTAESTIQLDESLGYEEEPVAIIDRQDLQLRSKRISAVKVQWRVQLVEEVTWEPEEDMRSRYPHLFGSSDTFLCLFEDEHLFKRWRM; encoded by the exons atggtgtttttCGGCTTCAggcgtctatgtgttcctaatgttgatggtctgagggagaggatactagaggaggcacacagttcgcggtattctattcatttgGGTGCTACAAATATGTAccgtgacttgaggcagcattattggtggtggagaatgaagaaggacatagtggagtatgtagttAGGTGTTTGAATcgccagcaggtcaa gttgaccaagtcggctcacTTTATTCCAGTGGCGACTACTTATACAGCAGAGAG tactattcagctggatgagagtttgggttatgaggaggagccggttgccattattgatagacaggatctccagttgagatccaagaggatttctgcggtaaaggtccagtggagggtCCAGCTagtcgaggaggtgacttgggagcccgaggaggacatgcggagcagatatccacatttattcgGCAGCTCAGatacttttctatgtctgttcgaggacgaacatttgtttaagaggtggagaatgtaa